The following proteins come from a genomic window of Corynebacterium falsenii:
- a CDS encoding acetolactate synthase large subunit: MTNTSRSQPSPATVAQQSRGKKSERINGAQAVVRSLEELGTDVVFGLPGGAVLPLYEALYDSTKLNHVLVRHEQGAGHAATGYAQVTGRVGVCIATSGPGATNLVTPIADANMDSVPIVAITGQVGKNLLGTDAFQEADIRGVTMPITKHNFMVTRPEDIPGAIAEAFHVASTGRPGAVLVDIPKDVQNQEMDFVWPPTYELPGYRPVTTPHSRQIEEAVRMISAAKRPALYIGGGVIKADAHEELKRFAEANDIPVVTTLMALGAFPASHELYMGMPGMHGSVPAVAALQRSDLLITIGARFDDRVTGHVDSFAPDAKVIHADIDPAEIGKIRDADVPIVGDAREVLTALQDAMENLDLKKPATKGWLNYLNKLREDFPRGYEEQPNDKLAPQFVIETLSRIAGPEAIYVAGVGQHQMWAAQFVDYENPRTWLNSGGLGTMGYSVPAAMGAKAGQPDKTVWAIDGDGCFQMTNQELVTCAVENLPIKVALINNGNLGMVRQWQTLFYEQRYSHTNLKPGEKYLPDFLMLAESMGCAAFRVTKEEDVEPTIRKAQEINDRPVVIDFIVGEDAQVWPMVAAGTSNEEIQYARNLRPLFDEDSSAAETPADIHEVTQEGEQN; this comes from the coding sequence GTGACGAACACTTCACGCTCGCAACCCAGCCCAGCCACAGTGGCGCAACAAAGCCGCGGCAAGAAGTCGGAACGAATTAACGGTGCTCAGGCCGTTGTTCGCTCCCTGGAAGAACTCGGCACCGACGTAGTGTTCGGCCTGCCTGGCGGAGCTGTCCTTCCCCTCTATGAGGCACTGTACGATTCCACGAAGCTCAATCACGTGCTCGTGCGCCACGAGCAGGGCGCAGGCCACGCAGCCACCGGCTACGCCCAGGTGACTGGCCGGGTGGGCGTGTGCATCGCCACCTCCGGCCCGGGTGCCACGAACTTGGTGACCCCCATTGCCGACGCCAACATGGATTCCGTGCCGATCGTCGCCATCACCGGCCAGGTGGGCAAGAACCTGTTGGGCACTGACGCCTTCCAGGAAGCCGACATCCGCGGCGTGACCATGCCGATCACCAAGCACAACTTCATGGTGACCCGCCCGGAGGATATCCCCGGAGCCATCGCCGAGGCCTTCCACGTGGCATCCACCGGTCGCCCCGGTGCGGTTCTCGTGGACATCCCCAAGGATGTGCAGAACCAGGAGATGGATTTCGTCTGGCCGCCGACCTACGAGCTACCCGGCTACCGCCCTGTCACCACGCCTCACTCGCGCCAGATCGAAGAAGCCGTGCGCATGATCAGCGCGGCCAAGCGTCCGGCGTTGTACATCGGCGGCGGCGTGATCAAGGCTGATGCCCATGAGGAGCTCAAGCGCTTCGCCGAAGCCAACGACATCCCCGTGGTGACGACGCTCATGGCCCTGGGTGCGTTCCCGGCCTCCCACGAGCTCTACATGGGTATGCCCGGCATGCACGGCAGTGTTCCGGCCGTGGCCGCGCTGCAGCGCTCTGATCTGCTCATCACCATCGGTGCGCGCTTCGATGACCGGGTGACCGGCCATGTGGATAGTTTCGCACCCGACGCCAAAGTCATCCACGCCGACATTGATCCTGCGGAGATCGGCAAGATCCGCGACGCAGATGTTCCGATCGTTGGCGATGCTCGTGAGGTGCTTACCGCACTGCAGGACGCGATGGAGAACCTGGACCTGAAGAAGCCGGCGACGAAGGGATGGCTGAACTACCTCAACAAGCTGCGCGAAGACTTTCCGCGCGGTTACGAGGAGCAGCCTAATGACAAGCTGGCTCCCCAGTTCGTCATCGAAACCCTGTCCCGGATCGCAGGACCGGAGGCCATTTACGTGGCCGGTGTGGGCCAGCACCAAATGTGGGCAGCGCAGTTCGTGGACTACGAAAACCCCCGCACGTGGCTGAACTCCGGTGGCCTGGGAACCATGGGTTACTCCGTGCCCGCGGCCATGGGCGCCAAGGCCGGTCAGCCCGACAAGACCGTGTGGGCCATCGACGGTGACGGCTGCTTCCAGATGACCAACCAGGAGCTCGTGACCTGCGCGGTGGAGAACCTGCCCATCAAGGTCGCCTTGATTAACAACGGCAACCTGGGCATGGTGCGGCAGTGGCAGACGCTGTTCTACGAGCAGCGCTACTCCCACACCAACCTGAAGCCCGGTGAGAAGTACCTTCCGGACTTCCTCATGCTGGCCGAGTCCATGGGCTGCGCGGCGTTCCGCGTCACCAAGGAAGAGGATGTGGAGCCGACCATCCGCAAGGCTCAGGAAATCAACGACCGCCCGGTGGTCATCGACTTCATCGTCGGTGAGGACGCCCAAGTGTGGCCCATGGTGGCGGCCGGCACGTCCAACGAAGAGATCCAGTACGCACGCAACTTGCGCCCGCTGTTCGACGAGGACTCCTCCGCAGCGGAGACCCCGGCAGATATCCACGAGGTCACTCAAGAGGGAGAGCAGAACTAA